The following is a genomic window from Bacteroidota bacterium.
TTTTAAACCCTGCACGCGTTCATCGCTTGAACCTTTTGCGGTAAGAAAAAGCACCGGCACTTCGGTATTTTCCATTCTTATTTTCCGGCAAAGCGTATAGCCGTCCATTTCAGGAAGCATCACATCGAGAATGAGCAAATCAAAATGCGCAGAGCGGAAAGTATCGAACGCAATTTTTCCATCGCGTGCTTCGGTTACATGGTATCCTTCCAGTTCAAGATTCAAACGAATAGTATCGCGCAGGTTTTTTTCGTCTTCCACTAATAATATTCGTTGCGCCATACCTATGCGATGGGGTGAAATGCGTCTTCTATGTGATTAACGCGATGATTGTTTCCTGTCAGGATTATTCCGATAATATCAAACCGCACTTCCAAATCGAGATTATTTTTTTCTACGTAGGCGTTGATGGCTTTAATGAGGTTGCGCTGCTTCTGGCGGTTTACAAATTCTTCGGGCTCTCCGAAAAAATTTCCGCTGCGTGTTTTCACTTCGGCAACCACAAGGGTTTCGTCCTTCTGCGCAATAATATCAATTTCTTCCCGCCCGAACCGCCAGTTCTTTTCCAGAATGGTGTAACCCTTTCCTTCCAGATAAGCCGAAGCGAGTTCTTCGCCCTGAATGCCTGTATCGTTATGTTCAGCCATGAATCAACGAAAAACGAATTTGTACGAACCTACGAAAAAATACATTTCGTATTTTTTTGCTTTGAATCCCGATTTATCGGGACGCATTTCGCTTTTCGATGATTTGGTATGATTGTTGAAATTACTCCTCGGGTTTCTAAAAAAAGATTATTTTCGTCCCACTAAAAAATCAACAACATGAAAAAAAATTTTTCTATCGCTCTTTGCCTTCTTTCTTCTTATCTGTTCTCGCAATCATTTGAAGGCACTATTGAATTCAAAAAGAAAACTCTCACCGATACGGTGAACTATGTTTACTATGTGAAAGGCGACAAAGTGCGCCTTGATGAAATCGGAAGCAAATCAAAAAAAGTGGAAGGCAGTTTTTTGATTGACTTAAAAACAAGCAGCATGGTTTCACTCAGCCACGACCGCAAACTTTACATCGAGCAGGCGCCCGGAACTCCGCCCGTAGTAAATGGAAAACCGGAAGTGAAGAAAACCGGCAACACTAAAAAAGTTCTGGGTCAGAATTGCACCGAGTATGTTGTAAAAAATCCGGATGAAAAAGTTCAGGTTACTTACTGGCTCGCAAACGGCAACTATACTTTCTTTTCAAAACTTTTAAAAATCCTGAACCGCAAAGATAAATCAGCAGTTTATTTCCAACAGTTGACCGGTGTTGAAGGAACGTTTCCTTTTCTTTCCAGCCAGGTGAATCTTGCTACGAACGAAGAAGAAGTGAAAATGGAAGTAACAAAGGTTGACAAAAAAACTGTGGATGCAAGCATGTTTGAGATTCCGAAAGATTATCAGAAGTTTCAGAAGTGACGAGCGAAGCAAAGTCATCCCGAACGAAGTGAGGGATCTCTTTCAGCATGACAAAGTCACCTTCTCTCCCACACTGAGTTTAGCCCTTCTGCCAAACGGAAGGGCTAAATTTTTTGTATCATGTCCTGCAGGAAAATTAAAACAAACTGGGTAATCAAATTCTTTCACTGTATCGAAAATAATTTCTTCAGCCGTTTTTCCGAAGGGGGTTTGATTGTCTTTCATTTCGCTCAGCCCTCCAACAATTAATCCTTCGAGGTGAGAAAGTTTTCCTGCGCGCTTGAGGGAAAGCATCATGCGGTCAACGTGATAAAGGTATTCATCCACATCTTCAAGGAAAAGAATTTTTCCGCTGGTGGAAATTCCTGATTTGGTTCCTTTCAATGCATATAATAAGGAAAGGTTTCCTCCCACTAAAACTCCTTCGGCTTTTCCTTTTTTGTTTAGCGTGTGAGAAGAAATTTTATAATTCATTTTTTCTCCGAACAAAATTTTTTTCAGCGTGCCAACCGATTCTTCGTCCTTATGAAAATTAATGGGCATGGTGGCATGAAGCGTTTCAATATCGAAGTTCTGGTAAATGTGTGAATGAAGAACCGTAATATCGCTGTAACCGATAATCCATTTTGGTTTTTCGCAAAAAATTTTGAAATCAAGTTTATCTATGATGCGAAGCGTTCCGTAGCCGCCACGCGCAGAAATTATTGCGCGAATGGAATTATCATCGAGCATTGTCTGAAAATCTTCTGCACGCTGCTCATCTCTTCCCGAAAACTGATTTTCATTTCCGAAAATATTTTTTCCCAATTCAATTTTCAATCCCCATTTTTCAAATGTGTCAATCCCCAGTTGAATTTCTTCTTTGGAAATTTTTCGTGCCGGAGCAACAATTCCTATTTTGTCGCCACGTTTTAAAAAAGGAGGTGCGCTCATTTATTTATCTTTACCGCTAAAATAAATCAGTTAATCGTTAATCGTTAATCGTTAATAGTTTTTTATCAACAAAACTTCTGCCTTGAATTTCAAAAGACATACCGTAACTGCCGCGCTTCCTTACGCGAATGGCCCTTTGCACATCGGGCATCTGGCGGGCTGCTATATTCCTGCCGATATTTTTGTGCGTTACCTGCGAAGCAAAGGCGAAGATGTGAAATTCATTTGCGGCTCGGATGAACACGGAGTTCCGATTACCATTAAGGCGAAGAAAGAAGGAATTACTCCACAGCAAGTGGTGGACAAGTATCACAAGATGATGAAAGATTCTTTTGCGGAATTTGGAATTTCATTCGACATTTACTCACGCACATCGAATAAAATTCATCATGAAACCGCACAGGAATTTTTCAAAACACTTTACGATAAAAAAAATTTCACGGAAGAAATCACCGAGCAGTATTTTGATGAGAAGGCAAATCAGTTTCTTGCCGACAGATATATAGTGGGTACTTGTCCGAAATGCGGAAATGAAAATGCGTATGGCGATCAATGCGAAAGATGCGGAAGTTCTCTGAGCCCGACTGATTTGATAAATCCGAAATCAACGTTATCCGGAGAAAAACCTGTTCTCAAGAAAACAAAAAACTGGTTTCTTCCTTTGGATAAAATGCAGCCGCAGATTGAAAAATATATTGAGACGCACAAGGATTGGAAAGTAAATGTGTACGGTCAATGCAAATCGTGGCTCGACCAAAAATTGCAGCCGCGTGCAATGACGCGCGATTTGGATTGGGGAGTAAAAGTTCCGCTGCGCGATGCAGAAGGAAAAGTTTTGTATGTGTGGTTCGATGCGCCCATCGGATATATTTCAGCAACGAAAGAATTTTTTGAAAGGGACAAGGGACAAGGGACAAGGGACGAGTGGAAAAAATATTGGATGGATAAAGAAACGAGATTGGTTCATTTCATCGGGAAAGACAATATTGTTTTTCACTGCATAATTTTTCCGGCAATGCTGATGGCGCACGGAGAATATATTTTGCCGGACAATGTTCCCGCAAATGAATTTCTGAATCTTGAAGGAGATAAAATTTCCACTTCGCGCAACTGGGCGGTGTGGCTGCACGAATACCTGAAAGAATTTCCCGGCAAGCAGGATATGCTGCGCTATGTACTCACAGCAAATGCGCCTGAAACAAAGGACAATGATTTCACGTGGAAAGATTTTCAACAGAAGAATAACAGCGAACTCGTTGCTATTCTCGGAAATTTTGTGAACCGCACATTGGTGCTTACTCAAAAATATTTTGAGAATAAAGTTCCGCCAGCGGAAGAATTTACAAAGGGAGATATTTTGCTGATGGAAGAAATTTCCAAACATCCGAAAAAAATTTCCTCTGCTTTAGATGCTTTTAAATTCCGCGAAGCGCTGGCGGAAATGATGAACCTTGCGCGGCTTGGAAATAAATACTTAGCCGATAACGAACCGTGGAAACTTTCCGACCAAAAAAGAATTGGAACCATTCTGAATATTTGTCTGCAGCTTTGCGCGAATCTTTCCATTGTGTGCGAGCCGTTTCTTCCGCGCACTTCTGAAAGTCTTTTTTCTATTCTCCATCTTGGAAAATTAAACTGGCGCGATGCCGGAAGAAACGACATTCTGAAAAGCGGGCATCAACTCGAACGGGCAAAACTTTTATTTGAGAAAATTGAAGATGATGTAATTCAAAAACAAGTTGCAAAACTGCAAGGGACAAAGGACAGGGGACAAGGGACAAGTGAAATACAAAATGCAATACTTATGGCAACCATTGACGATTTTAAAAAACTTGACATCCGCGTGGGGAAAATTATCGAAGTGAATGATTTTCCCGAAGCAAAAAAGCCAGCTTATAAATTGAAAATAGATTTCGGAAAAGAAATTGGCATTAAAAATTCCAGCGCGCAAATCACAAAGAACTATTCCAAAGAACAACTGAAAGGAAAATTAATTCTTGCAGTTGTAAATTTTCCTCCGAGAAAAGTGGGTCCATTCATTTCCGAAGTGCTCACGCTTGGCGTGCCGGATAAAAACAATGAAACAATTTTAGTGGAGCCGGAGAAAGATGTGGAAATCGGGGAAAGATTAAACTAATTATTTCCCGGTAAAATTCGGTTTTCTCTTTTCTAAAAATGCAGAAGTCCCTTCCTTAAAATCTTCCGTGGCAAAACAGTTGGAGAACTCTTCTATTTCTTTCGAGAAGCCGTCAACGCCTTCAGCAAAGTAAGCGTTCATGGAAGTGATGGCGCTGCCGATTGCTTTCGGTGATTTAGATTTTATTTTCTCTGCTAACTCCAAACATTTTGGAATGAGTTGTTCCTGTGCAACCACATAATTCACCAAACCCAATTGCAATGCTTCCTGCGCAGTAATCATATCCGCAGTGAGATGAAGTTCCATTGCTTTTGTTTTTCCTATATATTGAATCAATCGCTGCGTGCCTCCGTAGCCGGCAATCAAACCGAGATTCACTTCGGGCTGTCCGAACTTTGCATTCTCACTTGCCACTCTTAAATGACAAGCCATTGCAAGTTCGCAGCCGCCACCGAGCGCGAAACCATTCACAGCAGCAATCACCGGCTTGGTACAGTCCTCAATTAATTTGAAAACATTCTGCCCGGCTTTCGCCATTGCTCTCCCCTCTTCCACCGATAAATCAATAAACTCAGAAATATCCGCGCCCGCAACAAATCCTTTTGTTCCCGAACCGGTGATGATAATTGCTTTTACCTCGGAATTATTTTTTGCTTCCTGTATTGCCTGCCCGATTTCCTGCACGGTGAGTTTGTTCAGCGCGTTGAGTTTATCGGGGCGGTTAACGGTGATGGTGAGAACACCGTTTTCGGTTTTTGTGAGGAGGTTTTGAAAGGACATATAAATTATTTTTTTCTTGATTGTAATTTTTTCATTTTCTCCCACTGGCTTAAATACGATGGCTTCTTCTCCGCAGAAATAATCCGCTGCTGAATTTCTTCCATCGCTTCTTCGCTGAGAGGATTTTTTTTGCGGTCGGCAGTAATGCTTTCCCAGATGGCGTCAATCAAAACAATTCGCTGTTGAACGCTGAGGCGGGCTATTTCGGAGAAGTTCATTGCGTGCAAGATTAAAATATTTTTTCCATATATAAATGTATTATTCGTTCATTTGCATTCATTCGTATATTAGCAATGAAATTATGTCTATCAAAGTACAAAACATCACCAAGATTTACGGAAAGCAAAAAGCATTGAACGATGTTTCGTTTGAAGTGAACGCAGGAGAAGTGGTTGGTTTCCTCGGACCGAATGGCGCTGGAAAATCCACCATGATGAAAATTCTCACCTGCTTTCTTCCGCAAACATCGGGAACTGCAAGCGTGTGCGGGTTTGATGTGAGCGAGCAATCACTCGAAGTAAGAAAAAATGTCGGCTACCTTCCAGAAAGCAATCCGCTCTACTATGAAATGTATGTGAAAGAATATCTTTCTTTCGTTGCGGAACTTCACGAACTAAAAAATATTGCTGAAAGAGTAAAAGAAATTATTTCTGTTACAGGATTGGAAATTGAGCAGAGAAAAAAAATTGGCGCGCTGTCGAAAGGATATAAACAGCGCGTAGGACTTGCTCAAGCATTAATTCACAACCCGAAAGTTTTAATTCTTGACGAACCTACCTCAGGACTTGACCCGATTCAACTGGTGGAAATAAGAAACGTGATAAAAGAAATAGGCAAAGAAAAAACCGTCATGCTTTCCACGCACATCATGCAGGAGGTGGAAGCCATGTGCGGCAGAGTAATTATTATCAGCAAAGGGAATATTGTGGCGGATAAATCCACGAAAGAATTAAAACAATCTTCTTCTGATAAAATAATTGTGACTGTTGAGTTTGATAAACCCACTTCGCGTTCAGCGCTCACAAACATTTCAGGCGTTCAGGATGCAAAAAATATTTCTGGCAACGTGTGGCAGATTATTTCTTCTTCGGAAAAAGATATTCGTGCCGATGTGTTCAATTTCGCTGTGAAAAATAATCTTGCCGTGCTCACCATTCAAAAGGAAGAACAAAAACTGGAAGACATTTTTAAAGAATTGGCAGGGTAAATTTCTCGTTTCTCCTATCATAAAATAATTTTAACTTCGTCCTCCGTTGTACGAAACACGAATGAATACGAATATCCGAATTGCTGCTCCATTTGTAAATTCGAATATTCGAACCTTTCGCGATTCGCACAACTTCTAACTTCAAACCTCTAACTTCAAACTTAAACTATGTCTTACCTCTTCACTTCCGAATCCGTTTCTGAAGGCCACCCCGATAAAGTTGCCGACCAGATTTCTGACGCGCTCATTGACCATTTTCTCGCCTATGATGCAAATTCAAAAGTTGCCTGCGAAACTTTAGTAACAACCGGGCAGGTTGTTTTGGCGGGCGAAGTAAAATCGGATGCCTACCTCGATGTGCAGGATATTGCGCGCGATGTAATAAAAAAAATCGGCTATACAAAATCAGAATATATGTTCGAGGCGAACTCATGCGGAATTTTTTCTGCCATTCACGAGCAAAGCCCCGACATTAACCAAGGCGTGGTGCGCAAGAAAAAAGAAGAACAAGGCGCAGGCGACCAGGGAATGATGTTCGGTTATGCTTGCCGCGAAACAGATAATTACATGCCGCTTCCGCTCGAACTCGCGCACACTTTGCTTCGTGAACTTGCGATTATCCGCAGAGAAGAAAAAACAATGACCTATCTCCGCCCCGATGCAAAATCTCAGGTAACGATTGAATACAACGACAAGAACCAGCCCGTGCGCATTGATACAATTGTTATTTCCACACAGCACGATGCGTTTGATTCGAACGATGATAAAATGCTGGCGAAAATTAAAACCGATGTGATTAATATTCTTGTTCCGCGCGTGATGAAAAAACTTCCGAAGCGTGTGCAGGCGTTGTTCAACAATAAAATAACCTATCACGTAAATCCCACAGGAAAATTTGTGATTGGCGGTCCGCACGGAGATACTGGACTTACCGGAAGAAAAATTATTGTAGATACATACGGAGGAAAAGGCGCGCATGGCGGTGGAGCTTTCTCAGGAAAAGATCCTTCCAAAGTTGACCGCTCGGCAGCGTATGCAACGCGCCACATTGCAAAAAATATGGTGGCTGCAGGAATCTGCGATGAAGTGCTCGTGCAGGTTGCATACGCAATCGGAGTTGCGCAGCCCGTTGGACTGAATGTGACTACTTATGGAACTTCCAAAGTGAAAATGAATGACGGAGAAATTGCAAAGCACATTCTGAAAGTTTTTGACATGCGTCCTTACTCTATTGAACAAAGATTCAATTTGCGCTCGCCCATTTATTTTGAAACTGCTTCTTACGGTCACATGGGAAGAGAAACCGTGGAAGTAACAAAAACTTTTAACGCAGGAAAGCGCGATGAGAAAAAAGTGAAAGTGAAACTTTTCCCCTGGGAAGAATTAAATTATGTGGATGCGCTGAAGAAAGAATTTTCTTTAGCTGGGAAGAGAGAGATGGTGTTGGTGTAAAATTATTTTTCGCTGCGTTTCTTCTTAAAAAATTCTTTCATCAACTCCCCGCATTCCTCCGCAAGAATCCCCGATATGATTTTTGTTTTCGGATGAATTAATTTATTCGAGAACATGGAATAGCCGCGTTTTTCATCCTTTGCACCGTAAACAATTTTTCCAATCTGTGTCCAGAAACTTGCTCCCGCGCACATGGGACAGGGTTCAATGGTGACATAAAGCGTGCATTCATTTAAATATTTCCCTCCGAGAAAAGAAGACGCCATCGTGAACGCCTGCATTTCTGCGTGAGCAGTGGAATCGGTTAATTTTTCAGAAAGATTGTGTGAGCGCGCAATTATTTTTCCATCGCAAACAATCACTGCGCCCACAGGAACTTCATCCAGTTCAAATGCCTTGCGCGCTTCTTTCAGCGCTTCACGCATAAAATGTTCATCATCCTTACTCATCTGAATACGAAAATACGAATTGTCATTCTGAGCGAAGCGAAGAATCTATATTTTTGGAACGATGGAAAAAATAACATGGCATTGCAAACACTTTAAGGATTTATCAAATGAAGAACTCTACAAAATTTTTCATTTGCGTTTATCTGTTTTTGTAGTTGAGCAAAACTGTCCTTACCAGGATGCGGACGGAAAAGATTTGAAATGTTTTCATTTATGGGGAGAGCAAAATGGGAAAATGATTGCGTATGCGAGAATTGTTCCAGCGAATGTTTCCTATAAAGAGCCATCGATTGGCAGAGTGGTTACATCCACTGAAGCAAGAAAAACCGGGGCGGGAAAAATTCTGATGGAAAAATCAATGGAGTTCATCAAAAAAGAATTCGGCAATGTTCCTGTACGAATTGGCGCGCAAAAATATTTGCAAAAGTTTTATGAAAGTTTTGGTTTTATGCGCGAAGGCAATGAATACGATGAAGATGGAATTCCGCATATCATAATGCTATATGCTCCCTGATTGTACCGAAGTACGAATCTATACGAACTTACGAACTACGAATTGTAAATTCATTTACCTTCGCTCTCACTTTTGAATTTTGATTTTTAAACTTTTGACTTAGAAATTATGCTTCGCACAAACACCTGCGGTGAACTCACAATAAAAAATGTCGGCACAAGTGTTACGCTTTGCGGATGGCTCGCTCGTTCGCGCGATTTAGGCGGAATGACTTTTATTGATTTGCGCGATCGTTATGGAATCACACAATTGGTTTTCAATATGGAAACTAATAAAGATTTATGCGAGCAGGCGAGAAAACTCGGACGTGAATTTGTTTTGCGCGCAACAGGAAAAGTTTCAGAGCGTTCAAATAAAAATCTGAAAATTCCTACTGGGGAAATTGAAATCATCGTAGATAAATTAGAAGTGCTGAACGAATCCAAAACTCCTCCTTTCACGATTGAAGATGATTCTGACGGTGGCGATGAACTCAGATTAAAATACCGCTATCTCGATTTAAGAAGAACTCCGGTAAGAAATAATTTATTGCAGCGCCATAAAGTTGCGCAGGCAGTGCGAGAATATTTTGATGCGAACGGTTTTGCCGATGTGGAAACTCCTTTCCTTATTAAATCTACTCCAGAAGGAGCGCGCGATTTTGTTGTGCCATCACGAATGAATCAGGGGGAGTTTTACGCGCTTCCGCAGTCACCGCAAACTTTCAAGCAGTTGCTGATGGTTTCCGGTTTCGATAGGTATTACCAGATTGTGCGATGTTTCCGCGATGAAGATTTACGTGCGGACAGACAACCGGAGTTCACACAGATAGATTGTGAAATGAGTTTCGTGGAGCAGGAAGATGTGCTGAATATGTTTGAAGGAATGGTGAAGCACGTTTTCAAAAAAGTGCGCGGGCTGGATTTGCCAAAATTTCCGAGGATGAAATATGATGAAGCCATGATGTATTACGGAAATGATAAACCTGATTTGCGCTTCGGAATGAAATTTACCTATGTAAAAATTTCTCCCAATGCCTGTGCGCTGTTGGAACACGATGAAAAAAATTCCGGCTTCAAAGTTTTTGATGAATCGGAAATTGTTGTTGGCATTTGCGCAAAAGGTTGCGCGGAATATTCGCGCAAGCAACTGGA
Proteins encoded in this region:
- a CDS encoding YraN family protein; translation: MAEHNDTGIQGEELASAYLEGKGYTILEKNWRFGREEIDIIAQKDETLVVAEVKTRSGNFFGEPEEFVNRQKQRNLIKAINAYVEKNNLDLEVRFDIIGIILTGNNHRVNHIEDAFHPIA
- a CDS encoding DUF4412 domain-containing protein: MKKNFSIALCLLSSYLFSQSFEGTIEFKKKTLTDTVNYVYYVKGDKVRLDEIGSKSKKVEGSFLIDLKTSSMVSLSHDRKLYIEQAPGTPPVVNGKPEVKKTGNTKKVLGQNCTEYVVKNPDEKVQVTYWLANGNYTFFSKLLKILNRKDKSAVYFQQLTGVEGTFPFLSSQVNLATNEEEVKMEVTKVDKKTVDASMFEIPKDYQKFQK
- a CDS encoding LD-carboxypeptidase; amino-acid sequence: MSAPPFLKRGDKIGIVAPARKISKEEIQLGIDTFEKWGLKIELGKNIFGNENQFSGRDEQRAEDFQTMLDDNSIRAIISARGGYGTLRIIDKLDFKIFCEKPKWIIGYSDITVLHSHIYQNFDIETLHATMPINFHKDEESVGTLKKILFGEKMNYKISSHTLNKKGKAEGVLVGGNLSLLYALKGTKSGISTSGKILFLEDVDEYLYHVDRMMLSLKRAGKLSHLEGLIVGGLSEMKDNQTPFGKTAEEIIFDTVKEFDYPVCFNFPAGHDTKNLALPFGRRAKLSVGEKVTLSC
- the metG gene encoding methionine--tRNA ligase, producing MNFKRHTVTAALPYANGPLHIGHLAGCYIPADIFVRYLRSKGEDVKFICGSDEHGVPITIKAKKEGITPQQVVDKYHKMMKDSFAEFGISFDIYSRTSNKIHHETAQEFFKTLYDKKNFTEEITEQYFDEKANQFLADRYIVGTCPKCGNENAYGDQCERCGSSLSPTDLINPKSTLSGEKPVLKKTKNWFLPLDKMQPQIEKYIETHKDWKVNVYGQCKSWLDQKLQPRAMTRDLDWGVKVPLRDAEGKVLYVWFDAPIGYISATKEFFERDKGQGTRDEWKKYWMDKETRLVHFIGKDNIVFHCIIFPAMLMAHGEYILPDNVPANEFLNLEGDKISTSRNWAVWLHEYLKEFPGKQDMLRYVLTANAPETKDNDFTWKDFQQKNNSELVAILGNFVNRTLVLTQKYFENKVPPAEEFTKGDILLMEEISKHPKKISSALDAFKFREALAEMMNLARLGNKYLADNEPWKLSDQKRIGTILNICLQLCANLSIVCEPFLPRTSESLFSILHLGKLNWRDAGRNDILKSGHQLERAKLLFEKIEDDVIQKQVAKLQGTKDRGQGTSEIQNAILMATIDDFKKLDIRVGKIIEVNDFPEAKKPAYKLKIDFGKEIGIKNSSAQITKNYSKEQLKGKLILAVVNFPPRKVGPFISEVLTLGVPDKNNETILVEPEKDVEIGERLN
- a CDS encoding enoyl-CoA hydratase/isomerase family protein encodes the protein MSFQNLLTKTENGVLTITVNRPDKLNALNKLTVQEIGQAIQEAKNNSEVKAIIITGSGTKGFVAGADISEFIDLSVEEGRAMAKAGQNVFKLIEDCTKPVIAAVNGFALGGGCELAMACHLRVASENAKFGQPEVNLGLIAGYGGTQRLIQYIGKTKAMELHLTADMITAQEALQLGLVNYVVAQEQLIPKCLELAEKIKSKSPKAIGSAITSMNAYFAEGVDGFSKEIEEFSNCFATEDFKEGTSAFLEKRKPNFTGK
- a CDS encoding addiction module protein; its protein translation is MNFSEIARLSVQQRIVLIDAIWESITADRKKNPLSEEAMEEIQQRIISAEKKPSYLSQWEKMKKLQSRKK
- the gldA gene encoding gliding motility-associated ABC transporter ATP-binding subunit GldA codes for the protein MSIKVQNITKIYGKQKALNDVSFEVNAGEVVGFLGPNGAGKSTMMKILTCFLPQTSGTASVCGFDVSEQSLEVRKNVGYLPESNPLYYEMYVKEYLSFVAELHELKNIAERVKEIISVTGLEIEQRKKIGALSKGYKQRVGLAQALIHNPKVLILDEPTSGLDPIQLVEIRNVIKEIGKEKTVMLSTHIMQEVEAMCGRVIIISKGNIVADKSTKELKQSSSDKIIVTVEFDKPTSRSALTNISGVQDAKNISGNVWQIISSSEKDIRADVFNFAVKNNLAVLTIQKEEQKLEDIFKELAG
- a CDS encoding methionine adenosyltransferase; protein product: MSYLFTSESVSEGHPDKVADQISDALIDHFLAYDANSKVACETLVTTGQVVLAGEVKSDAYLDVQDIARDVIKKIGYTKSEYMFEANSCGIFSAIHEQSPDINQGVVRKKKEEQGAGDQGMMFGYACRETDNYMPLPLELAHTLLRELAIIRREEKTMTYLRPDAKSQVTIEYNDKNQPVRIDTIVISTQHDAFDSNDDKMLAKIKTDVINILVPRVMKKLPKRVQALFNNKITYHVNPTGKFVIGGPHGDTGLTGRKIIVDTYGGKGAHGGGAFSGKDPSKVDRSAAYATRHIAKNMVAAGICDEVLVQVAYAIGVAQPVGLNVTTYGTSKVKMNDGEIAKHILKVFDMRPYSIEQRFNLRSPIYFETASYGHMGRETVEVTKTFNAGKRDEKKVKVKLFPWEELNYVDALKKEFSLAGKREMVLV
- a CDS encoding nucleoside deaminase, producing the protein MSKDDEHFMREALKEARKAFELDEVPVGAVIVCDGKIIARSHNLSEKLTDSTAHAEMQAFTMASSFLGGKYLNECTLYVTIEPCPMCAGASFWTQIGKIVYGAKDEKRGYSMFSNKLIHPKTKIISGILAEECGELMKEFFKKKRSEK
- a CDS encoding GNAT family N-acetyltransferase — translated: MEKITWHCKHFKDLSNEELYKIFHLRLSVFVVEQNCPYQDADGKDLKCFHLWGEQNGKMIAYARIVPANVSYKEPSIGRVVTSTEARKTGAGKILMEKSMEFIKKEFGNVPVRIGAQKYLQKFYESFGFMREGNEYDEDGIPHIIMLYAP
- the aspS gene encoding aspartate--tRNA ligase; this translates as MLRTNTCGELTIKNVGTSVTLCGWLARSRDLGGMTFIDLRDRYGITQLVFNMETNKDLCEQARKLGREFVLRATGKVSERSNKNLKIPTGEIEIIVDKLEVLNESKTPPFTIEDDSDGGDELRLKYRYLDLRRTPVRNNLLQRHKVAQAVREYFDANGFADVETPFLIKSTPEGARDFVVPSRMNQGEFYALPQSPQTFKQLLMVSGFDRYYQIVRCFRDEDLRADRQPEFTQIDCEMSFVEQEDVLNMFEGMVKHVFKKVRGLDLPKFPRMKYDEAMMYYGNDKPDLRFGMKFTYVKISPNACALLEHDEKNSGFKVFDESEIVVGICAKGCAEYSRKQLDELTEFVKRPQLGAGGLAYIKVNADGAVKSSFDKFYSAERLKGISESFEAKPGDLILILAGEKNKTRKALSELRLEMGNKLGLRDKNKFECLWVIDFPLLEWNEEEQRWFAMHHPFTSPKKEDIDWMFNGYTKKDSHSPKANAYDIVINGVEVGGGSIRIHNRELQQQMFKVLGLTKEETERKFSFILNAFEYGAPPHGGIAFGFDRLCSMVINNEDYIRDYIAFPKNNSGRDIMLDSPSDIDGKLKKELGLK